The genomic window CGGAAGGGTCTGCTGCTCCGCTTCTCCGGAGACGAACGACCACTCGGTCCTGGTGGCTGTGGAGTACGGACCGAACACGGGGTTGTCGTTGGCCGCCTCGACCACGAGCCGATAACGCGTCGGTTCGGGAGCTCCCGCGCCTGCACCCACAGCGTGGCGCAACATCGACTTGGCACACTCTGGACAGGCCCGAACGGTGACTGATCACCGCCGGTACCGCACTCTGAAGTGCGGTCGACACGAGGGCCGCACATCCGGCGTGCGACGGCCGCGAGCTCCGGGTGGTGTGGGCGCGACCCCTCCGTGGGGGGCGGGGCAGCGATTCCACCCGGAAGGGTTGGGCGCGGTCGGTGGATTCCGCCGACCGCCCCGCCTCGGCTGGCGCCGTTGGGACATGTCGCATTTGCGACACCTGTGTACCAGTGACACGGCGTACGGCGCCGACGGATCCTGCGTACGACACGTTTCGCCACTCGCCCGGACAGCAGAAGGCGGGCTGCATGAGCCCCGGCACGCTCCGCTGATGCCCGTGGGCGCCCCACACCCGCCGCGGCGCGCGGGCAGCGGTCGTGTATAGTCCAATCTTCAACGATATGTGTGGCCGATACGCCTGTGCGTGTCAGCCGGAGCCAAAAGGGAGGCTGCATGCTTGAGGCAGCTGGTCTCACTGCGGTCGAGGAGACCGTATACCGGCTTCTGATAGCGACTTCGACGGCGTCGGCCGACGAGATCGCCGCGCAGACCGGCCTCACATACGTGCAGGCCGAGGGCGTCCTCGCCGCTCTGGCGACCATGGGGCTCGCCAGCACCACCGACCGGCAGCCCCTCCACTTCACGGCCTCCCCTCCCGACGTCGCGCTGCTGCCGCGCCTGCAGCGCAACGCGGACGCCCTCGATCAGGCACGAGCCGCAGTCACCGGCCTGCTGGAGAGCTACCGCGGCACGCGGCGGCGCCAGGATGCCGGCCAGCTCATCGAGGTCATCACCGGAGCCGAGGCGCTGCGCCAGCACCTGCGCCAACTACAGGACAACGCCCGCCACGAGATGTTGTGGTTCTGCAAGGCCCAGTACGTCGCCATGCCGTCGGGCAGCAACACGGCCGAGTACGACGCCCTGGCCCGCGGGGTTCGCTACCGCGTCCTGTACGAA from Streptomyces sp. NBC_01341 includes these protein-coding regions:
- a CDS encoding helix-turn-helix domain-containing protein; its protein translation is MLEAAGLTAVEETVYRLLIATSTASADEIAAQTGLTYVQAEGVLAALATMGLASTTDRQPLHFTASPPDVALLPRLQRNADALDQARAAVTGLLESYRGTRRRQDAGQLIEVITGAEALRQHLRQLQDNARHEMLWFCKAQYVAMPSGSNTAEYDALARGVRYRVLYERAFFDDEGAVDNVVSSVGAGEVARSVPHLPLRLAVADRTIAICPLVPGGPAGSPVEPTAALLRDSSLLEALTALFERYWEDAVPLHVSDSGTVSGTDDSPGTAPLRETDRRLLSLLIAGITDKAIASQMGLSRRTVQRHIQHLMTVAGATTRMQLAWQAARRGWL